Part of the Vigna unguiculata cultivar IT97K-499-35 chromosome 3, ASM411807v1, whole genome shotgun sequence genome, TGATGTGGTTTATTAGGAAAGTGGTTTCGTTGATAGGTCAATTAGGGTGATCAATTAATGGTTTTATGATCCATATGGTGATAAGAAGATATGTTAGATATAAAATGATATGTTTTGCTTATATGAATTGATATGTATTAATGGAGTGACCACATTgtctatataaatataaatatttaattttgtaaaatatttatatttaattagttttaatcttataaaaatggattaaaaatatattttaattattaaaaaaatttgggataaAATTGAATCAGAAACATATAAGTAGGGACTAGATTGAATGAATAAGACATATATGAGGGACTAGATTGAATCAATAAGACATAtatgaagactaaattgaaataacaCGTGACATTGTATTGTCATGTGATACTGAAAATACCGCGTTCACACCAAATAATTGACtgtgtaaataaatattaaaaatttaaaaaaatttaaaaggtaaaaaaactATAGACCGACACaccattaataacattaataatttatatttacaaatgatctaattaaatcactttttaaaaaattgggctATACTTGtcacttttttttaaagtgatacCAAATTTACATCCTTGTATCAAAGTCGTTATTATCCCATTAATTAAACTTTCATTATAACATTTGAAAGTAACAGTAAAATATTACTTTCCACGTCACTGTTCACTGTGTAAAATTAAGAAGTTTTTTCGTGATGAACCTAATTCTTTCAACCAGTCTTGAGCTAGCGAGGTAAAAAGATTGATATACCAGaagttgatatttttaagaTCAGATTTTACCCATGGGTTGAATTTTACCTCATGGTGCACAATTTCATGTTCCAAAGCCAGAtttcctattattttttttaataagacaCACCTAACtacttaaaaataacatttaattatcttgatctctaagttgaaaaataaatgaaggtAGAGGCTTCACAAGAAATAACAGACAAGAAAAATTAAGGAATTATGTTTTCAAACAGagaataaaatcattaaaagcAGAAATAAACTTatgcattatttatttttaatttaagtatcagttagttttaaatatatagtaatGTCAAATATTTAGACTCCGATACTTATGATTCAACTAATGTTTGGAGTAAAATTATCTTCGGGGAAAAATAGTCTCCATCAAAAAATATGTTGTTAggcagaaaagaaaataatctgGGATGCAACTATAGGAGCAATTTGGGCACACCATCACTTTGTTTATTCAAagtcaaaacaaaatatttttcacaaaagaaAGTAAATCTTCTAAACACacttttctttctaattttaaaaggttgAACTCACAATCAAGCTATTTGATTTTTTCAGAGTACGCCTTCTcttgaatttcaaaatcaacTACACATGGGTCTAAAACTTTCTGAAACCCTTACTGGACGAGGATTGGAAGGAAGTTTCAAAACTTTAGTTGAATTTAGACAAGGAATATCACAAGCTGTATGTATACGAATTAGACACATAATTCGTATAATTTCGAACCTTTTCAGTCACCCACAAAAATATTCACacataatatacatattttcaaaatcaattttaccaTCAAATGAAATGTTTGTTGTAGATGAGgccagaaaaaaaattatacatattttcgTTGTGTTATATTacttgtgttaattattttattttccttttagtgttttttctatttaaaaaaaaaggagtaATATAATAGTCAAGAATGCTATATATAGAATTTGGAGTCCTCATGTACGACCAAAGCTGGAGACTGTTCTAATAAATTAGAATCAGACCGTAAAATAAAATCATCCTCCGTATACAGCTGGAGGCTGTACTAAAAAAATTTgcgaaatataatatttttttttttccgatcAATCCTTCCTTTCCTCTCTGTCCTCTccctttcttctcttttcatgCTGTTACGCTAATCTCCCCCGACTCTGTACAAACCTGTAACTGATTTCTTAATTCAGAAAGATCTCTCTCTTGCTCGCTCGCTCTCTCTTTCTCCTTTGAGCGCTGTAAGGTGCTGAAGTTGAAGACTCATAACTGATTCTTCTTCTGCTGCAAAATCAGGTTACTACTTCtcatttcctttttctctcgTTAGCGTTCCTCTTTCTTCAACTGTTCAGGTTTTCAAACAGTTTTCACTTCACAAGGTTGCTCACTTGAACGCTTTGCTATTCTAGCCTAGTCCTCTACTACCAGATCTACTGTTTTCTCATTGTCGTTTCTTTTTGCGTCGTCTTTGCACTCTTCGCCGTTCCGTTGCTGCGAAAATTGTTGCCTAAGGAACGGAATGTTCTTGATTATTGTTTTCGTTTTAGTTCTGGAACATTCTAGCCGCGTTATGCGGAGCTAACGCGGATGATCGTCATTTTGGATGAAAACATGAAAAGTTTTTAGTCTGTTTTGCTTTGTAGCCTTTGGAGCAAGCAGAGTTTGCTTAAttggattttgtttattttcgtGAGTAATTGATGTTTATGTCGTATATGCTTTGATGTGTGCAACAGAAGTGAAGATGGCTAGTCGACCGAAGGAAGATGAGAAAAATGAACGAATAATTCGAGGTCTTCTCAAACTTACGCCGAACCGAAGATGTATTAACTGTAACAGTCTGGTAGGTTTTTTTCCTCCCTCTCTTGATAATTAAACTTGTTCTGAAATTACGAATTGAGTTATTGTTAGGTGCTCTTTGTGCTAGCGAGTTTTCCTACTATGTACACCACTGAATGTATACAACATCAGTTTAAAACATTGAAATTGTAGTCAAGGTGAGGGACATTGATACGTTTTACCTTCAATGTAATGTGAGTAATGACTTACTCTTCAAACACCTAAGATGTCTGTGTGTAATTTTGGTACGTTTGAAATTGGATGAGTGGCCCAAGGTCATTAATGTTAGGTTGACATGGGCTTTGTTATCGCGGGAAAGTCATTTTAAATAGATTGCTAGTTAATGGAAACAAAATGGTCTGACAGAAGGAATGCATTGCAGTAAGGAATTGTTGGTTTGTTTAACTGTTTGCAAATCACTGCACACTTGACAATATGTTGGAGAAATCATGggagtaaaatatttttctttttgctggACAACAGTTAGCAGATATATGCATGCCGTGCAATTTCTAGTTGTATTTGAAAAATGCTGTAGTGGATGTCCCAAATTATTCTGGTGTATGGAATGCCAATAATACGAATGAGTCTTTCTCTTAACTTTCTACcgtcaattattaaaaataacagttGACTTAGATGTTTTAATCGTTTAAAGTCAGCTTTTATTCGGGTAATATTGCTTTCATTTTatgattttcaattattaatctaggaactttcaaatatttgtaAGCTTGTTTTGCCGCATGCCTTCATTCTAAGATCATGGTTGTAGCCCATTAAAATTGTTGGGATGATGGCAGTATGCAGTACCTATCTATATTCTCTGGTTTCGTGCAACAAAGGAGCCTTAGATGAATAGATAAACTTGGATATAAGATAGGATGCTTTTGTTGGGCATCTGAATTgtctttttagatttttaattaagAGCCAGTAATCTCTACCAACTTTTAGagtgttttttttcttgcatttttCTGAACCTATCTCGTTGAATTTGATGTTAGTATTTGAGAAAAGTTGGTTTCATTGAACCCTTTTTCTTTCTCCGTTGTTAGGGACCACAATATGTGTGCACGAATTTCTGGACGTTTGTATGCACTAACTGTAGCGGAATACAGTAAGTACTTGCAACCTTTTTTGCTTATAGTGTTGTCAAAATGCGTTGTCTTTAAAGATTGTTAAGTAGATATTGTTTAAGGTGCTTCGCAAACCCACAGTACTGATGACTAGTATTGGTCTGCACAATGGACTTGGGTTTTGCCATGTGCCTCTTGTTTACTGACTTTCTATATATTTTCCTCTTGATATTTCTTCTACTCCAGTGACAATGAAGCTGGAAATCTCTGTATATACATAATGTTTGTTCTTATTCTTTCTGTATATTGTTGTTTTTGATGGATAGTAGTTTTGTAAACTGTACACCTACAAAAGTATGATTTTTCATTGGCAGTTTTATCCAAACtgtaatttgtttaaatattctGTCGTAGAAGAGATAGGACAATGTTAGTTCAGTTTTCTTTCCTCACAAATGccttttgttttaatttccAGCCGAGAATTTACACATCGGGTGAAATCAATTTCAATGGCCAAATTTACTGCACAAGAAGTTAGTGCACTTCAAGAAGGTGGAAATCAGGTGTGAATGTGTTTTTGTGATAAAACTTGCTTTTGATATCTTGAGTCTCTCATGTTACAATTTGTTATGTGGTTTTCCATTATATCTAATTTTTGCAGCGtgcaaaagaaatttattttaaagaatggGACCCACGACGTCATTCTTTTCCTGATAGCAGGTAAACATTTGCTTGTTAGCTCTTGTGGTAATTGCAGACTGCATTATTCTAATTTGCATTCTGGTGCCAGCCATGTTGATAGGCTCCGGCATTTCATCAAGCATGTTTATATCAATAGAAGATTCAGTGGTGAGAAGACCAATGATAAACCTCCAAGAGTAAAGGTGCTAAagcatttgttttcttctttggatttaTCATTTTAAGTAGATACAAAATAGTTTATCACGACTTGTGAGTTCGATTTGCCATAAGAAACACACATAAATGATATAAATTCAAcaccaaattttaaaagtagtaGGAAACAGTATATATGTTCACACACATACGCATGTATGTCAGTTAAATTGGGTGCTCAATATCTGACAATATCGCTGctactttctctctctctctctctaaattAGCTTACAAGGTTAAAATTGGTTCCACCCttttgtaataataatgataaacgGTCTCGTACTGCTGTGTTGAAGCCCTGTTAGGTCTGAAAATTTCTTTGTATGAGAAACATATGGACCCATGTTGTTAGTGTTCCATGTTCTGTCTGTACTTAATTGATTTAACTAGTACATTGTTATACAGGGTGACAAGGATGATTTCTATGAAAACAAGAAGACAGACATGTATCAGGGTGGACCGAAAAGCCCTCCATATGAGGACCATTACAGTGATAGGTCTAGTCCTGGTGGAAGAAGTCCTGGATATGATCAAGAAAATAGGCAATATGGTGATTACAAGATAAGTCCTGGTCGTCCTCCTATACTAAACGACTGGCATCGAGAAGAAAGGTTTGGCGATCGACGAAAATATGATGATCAGAGAATATCTGATGGAAATCATAAGGAAAGCCATTCTCCTGATCATACCAAGGATCCAGATTCTTCCAGCCCTCCTGTGGTCCGACCTGTTAGAGAAATCTTGGGAGAAAATGTAGTACCTCTTCGAATTAGTGAACCACCCAAAACAAACGGTGTACAGGCTGCTAATGGCTCAACATTTGCACAGGTAAAGTTATTGCTAATGATGATCTTTGTATGCTCCAAGGGTTTGTGTTGGGAGTTAGGACTGTTGGCATGGTTATAATAGTTAGTTAGTAGAAGGGGATAGAGGGGTTGTGAGGTAAATAAATAGCAGGAGGATGGAAAGGAATTTGATTTAGGTCaatatctttctctttttttatataaaaaaagatgagCAATGCTCTTTAAGCATCAAGAGAACATGGAAGTGACAATAAGCATGAACATGAAcatattctttttttgttctCTTATTATATATGCATGTGATGTGGttcaatatttacatttttttactaTGAATTTTATGGGACGATCTCCCCTTTTAAGCTTGCCAAAATTGATtttctacaaaaataaattatcataattgattattgtaATTGCAGAGAACTGCATCTTCCAGTAGCTTAGCATCCAGCGATGTAACCCGGACAGAAGTTAAGCCTGAGACTATTAAGAGCCttattgattttgatgatgatcctGAACCAGCTGTTACTCCAGCAATTACTCAAGCCCAACAAACTACTGTTGCTGAAGTTGGGATGCTTGCATATTCCAATGATAATAATTGGGCCTCTTTTGATTTTTCTCCTGAGGCAAATGCACCTCAGGGTCCTTCAAACGTAAATCCACTTGAATCTGTGCTGACACAATTGACAGTACCAGTATCTTTACCTTCTCAGGTTTCCCGAGCCCAAGGTGATCCCCAGTTGCAACATCTATTCCCGGGAAGTAAATGACAAGATTGTTAACAGTCTAcaattcttcttttttcctAGCAGGACCTTTGACGGGATCAACTCTTACTGCTAGCAGCTTCTCAACATTCCCACCTACTAGTGCTTCAGTAACATCTTTTGAAGTGACAGCGACATCAACTTTCAATAATGCAGGACAGTGGGCTAGTTTGCAGTATCAGCAACAACAACCTTTGTTCACTGCTGCTGCAAGTCAACCTTCTATTCTACAAGCCACTCCACCAGTTGGTGCCGCTTTGAATAATCAGGTTCGTCTTATTGTATAATTGTCTCAAATGTTATGTCTATCAATTCAGATGTTGTATTTGTTTACCCTTTCTGGGAAATTTCTTGCAGCCCTGGACCGTACCATCTGTACCGTCACTACAAGGGCATCCAAGCACATCAATACCCCATGCATCACACCTTGTCCCAAAGCCTGCCAATGAGGCTATGTCCAGTGTTGTTTTACAACCTTCTGCAGTTGAAATGAAACCAAGTGGAAGAAATGAGCTTCCAGAGGTATTCTTTTCTTcacttcatattttttcttcatgaaACATCTACATTCTGCAGTTGATTTTGTGTATCTACTGTTTATCTTAGTGAAATAGTTGTGATTTGTGCAGGATCTCTTCACGGTAAAATATCCATCCTTCCCTGCCCCAGTCCCAGGTTGGCAAACCGGTCTACCACCTAGTATGGGTATCCCAATTCAATACAATAATGCAGTGGTAttgttaaaattcaatttattaactgtcaattttaaactttttctcctgGCTAGTACAATAGTATGACGCATATATCATAAATCTCTTCCCATCGTTACAGCCCATGCCAAGTTTTCCACAAGCATCAAAGTCAATAAATCCATTCGACGCCAGTAACGAACCTACTCCAGTTCAAGTCCCAACAGTATGTCACTTTCGTTGATACACTAGTGCTTAATGTTCACAGTGATACAGTATATTCTATTGGTCCTATTTTGTGTAAGTCACATGTGAGTATTGTATTAAACCAATTATATTTAACATTGTTCATTTGGTATATTGACTCTTCTAGAGTACTTCACGTGGTTTGGATTTGTCCTCTATTGAGTTATTAactaatgtttttttatcattaattacgTTACTATCTGAAGTTTGCATCTCGCTTAGAGGTGCCTCATATGAATGTCttgtctttattttctttctctctggTATTGCATTGAGtcaattcaataattaattactcATGCGGGTGATGCATTTTGGTTGGTGTTCCTCGGTTGCAGTTTCCTTCCATGTCATCTCTGCAAGGTGCTCTGCCTAGTGTAACGCCTTCAGCTAAAATCCACCCTTCAAATATGGGTAATCCATCTCTTGCCTGGAATCCGTCATCATCATATGCATTAGTGCCGCCTCCTCAAGCACAAACTATTGCACCCGTAATGGGACCAGGTAATCCGATTACTATTTCCGCAATCAGCTACTCCATGTAAGGCAATTTTGCCCTTTATCTGTATCCTTAACAATGTTAAAATCTTAGGGGCATACATGGGACAACAAATGGTCACTAACATGCCAATGCCAAGGTAACTAATTATTCTCTAGTCTTTTTAAATTTACCTTTTGCGTGTGCTGTCGTTGGTTAGTTATTTTCTCATGGAAAAATCTTTTGGTCTAATCATTCGTAAAATGTCCCGTGTTGGAATACAAAAAATAGCCACTCATACTATAGCATAGCATCATGTTTCATAGGCTCCTGTTCCTTGACTGGGCTGCTATAAGTGTTAGCAGTGATTACTGAGAATTGAGTTTCATTTGTTACTTGTGAAGTAATATGTGCAAGGGATAATTTATTGGTGTTACCCTTAAGATTTATAACTGAATATGTAGGCATC contains:
- the LOC114178874 gene encoding probable ADP-ribosylation factor GTPase-activating protein AGD14 isoform X1; this translates as MASRPKEDEKNERIIRGLLKLTPNRRCINCNSLGPQYVCTNFWTFVCTNCSGIHREFTHRVKSISMAKFTAQEVSALQEGGNQRAKEIYFKEWDPRRHSFPDSSHVDRLRHFIKHVYINRRFSGEKTNDKPPRVKGDKDDFYENKKTDMYQGGPKSPPYEDHYSDRSSPGGRSPGYDQENRQYGDYKISPGRPPILNDWHREERFGDRRKYDDQRISDGNHKESHSPDHTKDPDSSSPPVVRPVREILGENVVPLRISEPPKTNGVQAANGSTFAQRTASSSSLASSDVTRTEVKPETIKSLIDFDDDPEPAVTPAITQAQQTTVAEVGMLAYSNDNNWASFDFSPEANAPQGPSNVNPLESVLTQLTVPVSLPSQVSRAQAGPLTGSTLTASSFSTFPPTSASVTSFEVTATSTFNNAGQWASLQYQQQQPLFTAAASQPSILQATPPVGAALNNQPWTVPSVPSLQGHPSTSIPHASHLVPKPANEAMSSVVLQPSAVEMKPSGRNELPEDLFTVKYPSFPAPVPGWQTGLPPSMGIPIQYNNAVPMPSFPQASKSINPFDASNEPTPVQVPTFPSMSSLQGALPSVTPSAKIHPSNMGNPSLAWNPSSSYALVPPPQAQTIAPVMGPGAYMGQQMVTNMPMPRHQGFGRLATEGTVTANTFLAGGNPFG
- the LOC114178874 gene encoding probable ADP-ribosylation factor GTPase-activating protein AGD14 isoform X2 → MASRPKEDEKNERIIRGLLKLTPNRRCINCNSLGPQYVCTNFWTFVCTNCSGIHREFTHRVKSISMAKFTAQEVSALQEGGNQRAKEIYFKEWDPRRHSFPDSSHVDRLRHFIKHVYINRRFSGEKTNDKPPRVKGDKDDFYENKKTDMYQGGPKSPPYEDHYSDRSSPGGRSPGYDQENRQYGDYKISPGRPPILNDWHREERFGDRRKYDDQRISDGNHKESHSPDHTKDPDSSSPPVVRPVREILGENVVPLRISEPPKTNGVQAANGSTFAQRTASSSSLASSDVTRTEVKPETIKSLIDFDDDPEPAVTPAITQAQQTTVAEVGMLAYSNDNNWASFDFSPEANAPQGPSNVNPLESVLTQLTVPVSLPSQVSRAQGPLTGSTLTASSFSTFPPTSASVTSFEVTATSTFNNAGQWASLQYQQQQPLFTAAASQPSILQATPPVGAALNNQPWTVPSVPSLQGHPSTSIPHASHLVPKPANEAMSSVVLQPSAVEMKPSGRNELPEDLFTVKYPSFPAPVPGWQTGLPPSMGIPIQYNNAVPMPSFPQASKSINPFDASNEPTPVQVPTFPSMSSLQGALPSVTPSAKIHPSNMGNPSLAWNPSSSYALVPPPQAQTIAPVMGPGAYMGQQMVTNMPMPRHQGFGRLATEGTVTANTFLAGGNPFG